The Synergistes jonesii genomic sequence CGGGCATCAGCCGCAAAGAAGTCTACATCACCAACATAGTCAAATGCCGTCCGCCGGAAAACCGTGTTCCGTCGCCTCAGGAAACGGTCATCTGCGACAGACACCTTCAGACGCAGATAATGCTGATCGACCCGCTGCTTATCGTGCTGCTGGGGAACACGCCGATGCGCTGGATACTCCAGACCAACGAAGGAATCACGAAGCTGCGCGGCCGCTGGTTCGAGTGGCGCGGCGTCGCCGTGATGCCGATGTTCCACCCGAGCTACCTGCTTCGCAATCAGAGCAGGGAAAAGGGGAGCCCGAAGTCCCTCACCTGGATCGACATACAGGAGGTAAAGCGCCGCTGGGAAGAAGTCAAGACGGCGGGAAAGCTGAGCGAAGATATATTTGTCGGCGGGAGGGCGTGATGGAAAAGAAAAAACTCGAGCACGTCGCGATAATAATGGACGGCAACGGACGATGGGCGAAGGCGAAGCGCCTTCCGCGTATAA encodes the following:
- a CDS encoding uracil-DNA glycosylase; amino-acid sequence: MNDERKLLMKLSEGERAAYKKVLWEEARSNALACRACPLADTRAKVVFGDGDPDSKLLFIGEGPGADEDAQGLPFVGKAGQLLTQILTAAGISRKEVYITNIVKCRPPENRVPSPQETVICDRHLQTQIMLIDPLLIVLLGNTPMRWILQTNEGITKLRGRWFEWRGVAVMPMFHPSYLLRNQSREKGSPKSLTWIDIQEVKRRWEEVKTAGKLSEDIFVGGRA